From the bacterium genome, one window contains:
- a CDS encoding crotonase/enoyl-CoA hydratase family protein, with translation MDYQQIRYEVADHVLTLTLDRPEKLNAFTGRMLFELLDAFDCADADDEVRAIIVTGAGRAFCAGADLSGGSGTFDHGDRGPDVGVDGLRDGGGRLTLRIYESKKPVIAAINGPAVGVGATMTLPMDIRIASEDARLGFVFARRGIVPEACSSWFLPRVVGISQALEWVYSGRVFPASEALAGGLVRSLHAPTDLLAAANEIAHEIAENTSAISITLSRQMMWRMLGQDHPMEAHKVDSRAIRACGEGADAHEGVASFLEKRKPAFALRPSADLPDFYPWWSERKFE, from the coding sequence ATGGACTATCAACAGATTCGCTACGAAGTCGCGGACCATGTACTGACCCTGACGCTGGACCGCCCCGAAAAACTCAACGCGTTCACGGGTCGCATGCTGTTCGAACTCCTCGATGCCTTCGATTGCGCGGATGCCGACGACGAGGTTCGCGCGATCATCGTGACCGGCGCCGGTCGCGCGTTCTGCGCCGGTGCGGATCTCTCCGGAGGTTCCGGAACCTTCGACCACGGTGATCGCGGTCCCGACGTGGGCGTAGACGGACTGCGCGACGGAGGTGGGCGCCTGACGTTGCGCATCTACGAGTCCAAGAAACCCGTGATCGCCGCGATCAACGGACCCGCGGTGGGCGTGGGCGCAACCATGACGCTTCCCATGGATATCCGTATCGCCTCTGAGGACGCCCGGCTCGGATTCGTATTCGCGCGTCGGGGGATCGTTCCCGAAGCCTGCTCTAGCTGGTTTCTGCCGCGTGTCGTCGGAATCAGCCAGGCGCTGGAATGGGTGTACTCCGGGCGAGTGTTCCCGGCGAGCGAAGCCCTCGCGGGTGGGCTCGTGCGCAGCCTGCACGCACCGACAGATCTACTGGCGGCCGCGAATGAGATCGCGCACGAGATCGCCGAGAACACATCAGCAATTTCGATCACACTCTCGAGGCAGATGATGTGGCGGATGCTGGGACAGGATCACCCGATGGAAGCCCATAAGGTCGACTCGCGGGCGATCCGCGCCTGCGGAGAGGGCGCTGACGCGCACGAAGGCGTCGCGTCGTTCCTGGAAAAGCGCAAACCGGCGTTCGCGCTGCGGCCGAGCGCGGACCTGCCCGATTTCTACCCGTGGTGGTCCGAGCGAAAATTTGAATAG
- the fdhD gene encoding formate dehydrogenase accessory sulfurtransferase FdhD: MSSTQRPPGSRSDEYAKLNTSARDAKHRRETGRIVIEEPLEIRLSGEPIAVTMRTPGHDIELALGFLFSENIVGDADEIISIAHCDENGNVVEAHVDPDAQQVHPPAQRAFFANSSCGVCGKASIEAVRLHTPSVADDTTHIAPELLTRLASGLRELQPLFRETGSLHAAALFDPAGHALCAREDVGRHNAVDKLIGWALSEGFGDLAGHLMLVSGRCGFEIVQKTLMARLPILASVSGPSSLALDLARDSGMTLVGFLRDDEMNIYTGGQRLS, translated from the coding sequence ATGAGTTCAACCCAGCGCCCGCCGGGAAGTCGCTCCGACGAGTACGCAAAGTTGAATACTTCAGCACGCGACGCGAAGCACCGGCGGGAAACGGGCAGGATCGTGATCGAAGAACCGCTCGAGATCCGGCTCAGTGGAGAACCGATCGCGGTGACGATGCGGACGCCGGGACACGACATCGAGTTGGCGCTGGGCTTTCTGTTCAGCGAGAACATCGTCGGGGACGCCGATGAAATCATCTCGATCGCGCACTGTGATGAGAACGGGAACGTGGTCGAGGCACACGTGGATCCCGACGCGCAACAGGTGCACCCGCCGGCGCAGCGCGCCTTCTTTGCGAACTCGAGTTGCGGAGTGTGCGGCAAGGCCAGCATCGAGGCCGTGCGCTTGCACACACCGAGCGTTGCAGACGACACGACCCATATCGCGCCAGAACTGCTGACACGACTCGCATCCGGACTTCGCGAGCTACAACCCTTGTTTCGCGAAACCGGATCGCTTCACGCCGCGGCACTTTTCGACCCCGCGGGGCACGCTCTGTGCGCACGTGAAGATGTCGGTCGGCACAATGCCGTCGACAAGCTGATCGGCTGGGCGCTGAGCGAAGGCTTCGGGGATCTGGCCGGACACTTGATGTTGGTCAGTGGTCGCTGTGGTTTCGAGATCGTGCAGAAGACACTGATGGCCCGCTTGCCGATCCTGGCCAGCGTTTCGGGGCCCTCGAGTCTGGCCCTGGACCTGGCCAGAGATTCGGGCATGACTCTGGTCGGATTCCTGCGCGACGACGAGATGAATATCTACACGGGCGGCCAGAGACTCAGCTGA
- a CDS encoding glycosyltransferase — MGLRASVLLSTYNQPELLDIALHGFARQTTRDFELVIADDGSRPETKALIDRHAADFPVPIVHVWQPDVGFTKSRSVNRAVLHSKASALVFSDGDCIPAPEFVEQHLEVSRPGCFAVGGHVRLSEDETKALTPDMVHSGEIERRVSAMEKAHLWSVHLRSLVYIAARKRHKPKMYGLNFSVDRDSFYKINGFDETYKDSGKEDSDIRNRLLLAGIRPISLWHKSLVTHQYHPVHMTRGGWKGVKAYYNRDSLQAEAPTGLRQLAAEIEAKGADEGRSELS; from the coding sequence ATGGGACTTCGCGCCAGCGTACTGCTGTCGACATACAACCAGCCGGAACTGCTCGACATCGCGTTGCACGGCTTCGCCCGCCAGACGACCCGCGACTTCGAACTGGTCATTGCCGACGACGGATCCAGACCCGAAACCAAGGCCTTGATCGACCGCCACGCTGCGGATTTCCCCGTACCCATCGTGCACGTCTGGCAGCCGGACGTCGGTTTTACGAAGTCGCGTTCCGTCAATCGCGCGGTCCTGCATAGCAAGGCGTCCGCCCTGGTGTTCTCGGATGGCGACTGCATCCCGGCGCCGGAATTCGTCGAGCAGCACCTGGAAGTGAGTCGGCCCGGCTGTTTTGCAGTCGGCGGTCACGTGCGCTTGAGCGAAGACGAAACCAAGGCGCTCACGCCCGATATGGTGCACTCCGGTGAGATCGAACGCCGGGTCAGCGCAATGGAGAAAGCGCATCTCTGGTCGGTGCATCTGCGCAGCCTGGTGTATATCGCCGCGCGCAAGCGACACAAGCCGAAGATGTACGGACTGAATTTCTCGGTCGATCGCGACAGCTTCTACAAGATCAACGGCTTCGATGAGACCTACAAGGACAGTGGAAAGGAGGACTCCGATATTCGCAATCGCCTCCTGCTCGCGGGAATCCGGCCCATCAGTCTGTGGCACAAGTCGCTGGTCACCCACCAGTACCATCCGGTGCACATGACCCGCGGCGGCTGGAAGGGCGTGAAGGCCTACTACAACCGAGATTCGCTACAGGCCGAAGCGCCGACGGGCCTGCGACAACTCGCAGCCGAGATCGAGGCCAAGGGAGCGGACGAGGGGCGCAGCGAACTCAGCTGA
- a CDS encoding SRPBCC family protein, with the protein MEEFELSARIQAPPEKVWAVYTDHVGYEKWAGVKEVVLRQQGEPAPNGLGAIRVIRANGIAIEEEVTAFEPPKRFGYRMVSGVPVKDYVAEVLFEEADGGTQISWRVRFAARIPGTGWLMKRVIKSSLSQMLERLTRVDFTTV; encoded by the coding sequence ATGGAAGAGTTTGAACTGAGCGCAAGAATCCAGGCTCCGCCCGAGAAGGTTTGGGCGGTTTACACAGACCATGTCGGCTATGAAAAATGGGCCGGCGTCAAAGAGGTGGTGCTGCGCCAGCAGGGCGAACCGGCCCCGAACGGACTCGGCGCGATCCGCGTGATCCGGGCCAACGGAATCGCGATCGAGGAAGAGGTCACCGCCTTCGAACCGCCCAAGCGCTTCGGGTACCGCATGGTCAGCGGTGTTCCGGTGAAGGACTACGTGGCAGAAGTGCTCTTCGAGGAGGCGGACGGCGGCACACAGATCAGCTGGCGTGTGCGTTTCGCGGCCCGGATTCCGGGGACGGGCTGGTTGATGAAGCGTGTCATCAAGAGTTCGCTCTCCCAGATGCTCGAACGCCTAACGCGGGTGGATTTTACTACGGTCTGA